A region of Paenibacillus sp. JNUCC-31 DNA encodes the following proteins:
- a CDS encoding ComF family protein — translation MTYVPVSNERLAERGFNQAERLAAGLAGAVRLPVVDLLQRRINTTKQSFKTRGERIQTMQDAFAMQPGGMELMFELYRTINQSTQKDMHSQRANLYAYGQEVSSNNRSTEQGWQIAPLRLLMIDDIYTTGSTLDACGQVILNTGSSMNLPIEIYTLTLARS, via the coding sequence GTGACCTATGTGCCCGTCAGCAACGAACGCCTTGCCGAGCGCGGCTTCAACCAGGCCGAGCGGCTCGCAGCAGGACTTGCCGGAGCCGTCCGCCTGCCTGTAGTTGATCTGCTGCAGCGTCGGATCAACACCACCAAACAAAGCTTCAAAACACGCGGCGAGCGCATTCAGACCATGCAGGATGCGTTTGCAATGCAGCCAGGTGGAATGGAGCTGATGTTCGAACTCTATAGGACCATCAATCAATCCACACAAAAGGACATGCATTCCCAACGGGCAAATTTATACGCTTATGGGCAGGAAGTGTCTTCGAATAACAGATCAACGGAACAAGGTTGGCAAATTGCTCCCTTACGCTTGCTGATGATTGACGATATTTACACAACGGGCAGTACGTTGGATGCTTGCGGACAGGTAATCCTGAACACTGGATCTTCCATGAACCTTCCAATTGAAATTTACACGCTGACGTTGGCCAGATCCTGA
- a CDS encoding helicase-related protein: MKVGLYVCRVRERWKMMLSLDIRVDVAWWLEGMSGQQVLRWLLLGRELPLSQASWMVENFEMERGMDQWGGEHWQAYMQRKMDEYERVTGEYEDRIGIGHNAGSAAGRELEVGGMPESYPAGEWAQLERGAALLAELLRGRQLLAAEAEALLADTAPQLASVWRAAAQLAHLSGRLSITAALEGPATRRQRLAWLGRAQSAPRCRRCGSFAGQRVPCAACGLAACAYCEACLALGRSRACALLLRSAAPWAVPRRGEASRGTTVAPTEGGLARWGLSPAQSAAAAAALAFLARPSGGDGPERFLLWAVTGAGKTEMIFPLLQNILERGGRALVATPRRDVVLELAPRLAKAFPDISLATLYGGSTERWKDAQLTLATTHQLMRFYQAFDLVIIDELDAFPYHNDPMLAHAAASSCKPDGHFMYLSATPPARLQREAAQGKLDHARVPVRFHRYPLPVPRLLKMPTVAECIRKRELPATLKKSIQTSLQREAQVFVFVTRIAQIEAFVTLMRHIFPQIHIEGTSSQDPDRASKVIAFRERSIRLLVTTTILERGVTIPRSDVFILDADNGLFDEASLVQMAGRAGRSMDDPAGRVVFASSRRTRSQVKAVAQIQKMNTIARRKGYLHPPSHQ, encoded by the coding sequence ATGAAGGTTGGATTATATGTGTGCCGGGTTAGAGAAAGGTGGAAGATGATGCTGTCCCTGGATATCCGGGTGGATGTAGCGTGGTGGCTTGAAGGTATGAGCGGACAGCAGGTGTTGCGGTGGTTGCTGCTAGGCAGAGAGCTGCCTTTAAGTCAGGCCTCTTGGATGGTTGAGAATTTTGAAATGGAGCGAGGCATGGATCAATGGGGCGGGGAGCACTGGCAGGCATATATGCAGCGGAAAATGGATGAGTATGAGCGAGTTACTGGGGAATATGAGGATAGGATAGGGATTGGGCACAATGCAGGGAGTGCTGCTGGCAGGGAGCTTGAGGTGGGCGGGATGCCAGAGTCGTATCCCGCCGGGGAGTGGGCTCAGCTGGAGCGGGGCGCAGCCCTGCTGGCTGAGCTGCTTCGCGGCCGCCAATTGCTGGCGGCCGAGGCAGAGGCGCTGCTGGCGGACACGGCGCCGCAGCTTGCCTCGGTTTGGCGCGCGGCTGCGCAGCTCGCGCACCTGAGCGGGCGGCTGAGCATCACAGCCGCCCTGGAAGGGCCTGCCACGCGGCGGCAGCGCCTCGCGTGGCTTGGCCGCGCGCAGAGCGCGCCCCGCTGCCGCCGATGCGGCAGCTTTGCCGGGCAGCGCGTGCCCTGCGCTGCCTGCGGCCTGGCGGCGTGCGCCTACTGCGAGGCTTGCCTCGCGTTGGGGCGCAGCCGTGCCTGTGCGCTGCTGCTGCGCAGCGCAGCGCCATGGGCCGTGCCACGACGCGGCGAAGCATCGCGTGGCACGACCGTTGCCCCCACCGAGGGCGGACTTGCCCGGTGGGGGTTGAGCCCGGCGCAGAGCGCGGCGGCTGCCGCGGCGCTGGCGTTTTTGGCCCGGCCATCCGGAGGAGATGGGCCGGAGCGGTTTTTGCTGTGGGCCGTGACCGGGGCCGGCAAAACAGAAATGATTTTCCCACTGCTCCAAAACATATTGGAGCGGGGTGGACGTGCGCTTGTTGCTACGCCGCGCCGGGACGTCGTGCTGGAGCTGGCTCCTCGTCTGGCGAAAGCATTCCCCGACATCTCGCTCGCTACGCTATATGGAGGCAGCACCGAGCGCTGGAAAGACGCGCAGCTCACACTCGCGACTACGCACCAGTTAATGCGTTTTTATCAGGCGTTTGATCTGGTCATCATCGATGAGCTCGACGCATTTCCCTACCATAATGATCCTATGCTGGCTCATGCGGCGGCGTCCTCGTGCAAGCCTGATGGCCATTTTATGTACTTGTCTGCTACGCCACCAGCCCGGCTACAGCGGGAAGCGGCGCAAGGGAAACTCGATCACGCCAGAGTTCCGGTGCGCTTCCACCGCTATCCTTTACCCGTGCCACGTTTATTGAAGATGCCTACAGTCGCCGAATGTATTCGGAAGCGCGAACTGCCTGCTACTCTTAAAAAGAGTATTCAGACTTCCTTGCAACGAGAAGCACAGGTATTTGTATTTGTGACACGGATCGCTCAGATTGAGGCGTTTGTAACTCTCATGCGTCACATATTTCCGCAAATCCATATCGAAGGAACATCATCCCAAGATCCGGATCGTGCGAGCAAAGTTATTGCTTTTCGTGAACGGTCGATCCGTCTGCTCGTGACCACCACTATCTTGGAGCGGGGCGTCACCATTCCGCGCAGCGATGTATTTATTTTGGATGCGGATAACGGGCTCTTCGACGAAGCTTCTCTGGTACAGATGGCGGGCAGAGCAGGTCGCTCCATGGATGATCCAGCAGGAAGGGTCGTCTTTGCATCCTCCCGTCGTACGCGATCCCAGGTAAAAGCGGTGGCACAGATCCAAAAAATGAACACGATCGCAAGGCGCAAAGGCTACCTCCATCCCCCATCACACCAATAA